A stretch of DNA from Chitinivibrionales bacterium:
CCCGAGCCGGGCGTAGCCATCAGTCTCTACGGCGTATGTTATTGTGATCGCTTTGCTCAGCTTGTTTTGCTTAATTGCTAATTTTTTCTCATCTGGAGAAAGCGGGCTGTTTTTGCCTGTTTTTGTTGCGGGAAGTCCCACAAGAAGGTTTGGCTCGATAATCGCATGACCGATCGATGCTTCTCCGGGACTGCCGCCGCCGTGAACATCAACCCAGGTCCATGACAAATGCAAATATCCATCCGACCCCATAAACATAAACGGGTAGCTGTGCGAAGGCGGTTCATCTTCAACGATTACCGCTTGTGTCCAACTCGAGCCATCTTCACTCACTGAAATCTTGATCAGATCACGTCCCGGCGTATGGGCGCATGCATGCCACCCGTTGTCAAGTGTTATCGCAGCCATTGCCGATCCTCCGTTATCCGGTTGACCTGATGACTGGGTCCATGTGGCGCCGCCATCATCGGAGACAAACGGCGAACTCAGACGCATGAGGACTTTCAGGTTCTGATAATCGGGCGAAAGCACAATAAATGTAGGCTGAGTGCCTTCAACACATACTTCATTTAAAATCCAATTTCCCGAATAATAATTATCTGTTGGAGTCTGCTCGATATTAAATCGCCACCTGCTGCCGCCTTTCATCCCCGAACCGAATAAGAGCGAGCCGCTCGGAAGCTCCAATGGGAGCGCTTTGTCAGGGCCCCCGAACCTGTTGACATCCATGCAATGTCCCGAGGGCAGCAAAGGCAGATCGGTACCCCACGATCCATTCGGTTGATTCGTATAGTCGGGATATTTCTCACCATTCGGTGGTTCATACCAGGTTTCACCATTATCATCCGAGTAGAGCACTACCCCACTACCGTCCCATGCACCAATACGGAAATAGAGCAGCAACGGTGCATCAGGATTGACTTTCGGTTGAAACAGCACCGGATTAAAAACATCGCCACCGGTTTTGGTAAACTGCTTTGGCGTCGACCAGGTCCCCCCAACTGGTTTTTTGCACATCCATATTTCGTGCCCCTCGCCTTCTTCCTGCCCGGCGTAAAAAACACAGATCAACGTCCCGTTTTTTGCTTCAACAATCGAGGATGCATGACACATGTGATTGTCCGGGTCCTGATCGAGCAACACCTGAGGGTCAAACATGCGCTCTTTGAGGAGGATGCAATTCTGACGGTCTGCCGCAATGACTGTGCTATAGACCAGAAACAATGAAAAGATACACGCCTGAAGGAAATACATTTTCACCCCTTTGCTATATATTTAAGTTTTATTCCGGCTCAATCGGATGAGCCCGGATATGCCGGAGATAAACATGAGAACCGGATACTTGCCATAAAAAACTTTTTGCTGAACTCCCGCACCCTTTTTGCCGAATGCCCCTGCTATGGCTGTCCGGTTCTCATACAGTCTTCTCTCCTTCGCAATTTCTTTTTCTTTCTTTATCGCTGAATGTCGCTGTTTAGCTATATTGCCTCATAGCATAATCGCATATGTATTTTGTATCGGCACAGAACTGAATGGTGGTGATTAGATTGAAGCAAACGGAAGGAATTGCTCTGCGAAAACGCCGGAACTCCCCGCTCCATTTCATGATGGCTTTCCCCTTTGCCATTTGAATGTGCAGATTATGCAAAAAGCTGTCTGGGTATTAATAAATCCAAAAACAAATTGAATTGATGCTTGTTTTTGTTACATCAAATTTATATATTTATATAACTTATATATTTATTCATTTGCGACTTCGGCAACCTTATGGTACGCCGTTCCCTGAAAAGCCTGGGGGAATCGTCCTTACGGGACGAGGGGTTGATCTTTCGTGGTTTCATAACCCAGGGATTGCATCCCTGGTTATAGATAGAGTTATCTCTACGTGACAACTGTAAAAGAAATTGGCAGATTTAAACATATTCGGCCTGTCCCGGAAGGAAAACCTGGCCGTAGTAGCCAGGGATGAAGCCCCTGGCTATCAGAATCGATCCACATAACAACATATAGAAACATTCTTATGCAGGTCAGCGTAAAAAGTAATGAATAAAACCGTTTCATCACCTGGAATCCGTCGCGGCGTGCAATTTATAGTGCGTTCGATTCTGGATAAGCGGTTTGTTCCGGGGCAACCACTCCCCGGCATCAAAGAAATTTCATCACTTGCGGGCATCTCCTATGCCACCATGGCCAAAGCCATGGCCGACCTGCAAAGCCGGGGCATAGTCACAAGCATGCGAGGCAGCAGGAGCCTTGTTCTCTCGGGGTGCGAATCAAAGTGCCGGTTGCTTCTGGATGATGAAGAGACTCCACCTCCTGCACCGGCCGATATTCATCCCTTATGGTACCGCATTGCAGAAAAGATTAAAGAGGATGTGTTCAATGGTGTGTATTCCCCCGGCATTCCTTTTCCTTCAATTAAAGAGCTAACCGCCCGCTATGATGCCTCATATGCATCGCTTAAAAAAAGCCTTGCTCTGCTTTGCACCGAAAAGATTATTCATCCTTTCAAGCGCACATACGTTGTACCGCAACTCACATCAACCCAGCGGGACCGTCATATCGTCTATTTGACAACCGGCGATACCCAGAGGCGCCTTCACTGGAGCGCGTTGTACGAAGAAGGCTACCGGATGCTCGAAAAGGAGTGCAACAATTGCCGAATCGGTTTTCAACCGCTTGCGTATCATGCCGATGACGGTCCTCCTTTTTTTGCTCCTTATCAAAAAGATCTGGAGGATATTCCCGATAACGAACAGATCATGGGGTATCTTTTGTCCATCATTGCCCCTCATACCGGTTTAGACAGCGTTCTGAAAAAAATGGGTCATATCAGGAAACCCATTGCGATTCTGGATGTTACCGGATCGCTTGGACGCCCTTCATTGCTCGATAAGCCAAATGTCCGCCTTTTCACCGCTGCAGTTGCGCCCTCGGCAGGCATTCAGGTTGCGCGCTACCTGCTTCAACTCGGGCATCGACGTATCGCTTACCTCTCGCCCTTTCATGATTCGGTATGGTCGCCAAACCGGCTTCAGGGACTTGTGCAGGTTTACGAGTCGGCAGGAATAGCGGATGCGGTTGTGCCTGTTGTCCTGAATAATCCATCCATCGTTTATCCATTCTATCAAAAAGCAGCACTCGATAAGAGCTCGCTTTCTTCGCTGGTTGATGCATATAATAAATGGAAACTGAAAGCGCCGTCCTACTTTGCCCGGGAGTTGGACCCTGTTTTCAATTTCCAGCTTCCGGTACGCACCATCCCCTACGCCGAATACCGGCAACAGCTTCATGCGCTCTTTGCCCAGGCCCTCAAAGACCCGGGTATTACAGCCTGGGTTGCTGCCAACGATGACGTCGCGCTGGCTGCACTGGATTTTCTGAACAGAAAGAACATTGCGGTCCCCGGACGGATCTCGCTGATCGGTTTTGACGATACCACCGAAGCACTGCAGCACCATCTGACAAGCTACAATTTCAACATACAGACCCTTATGCGCCTGATGCTGAGCTATGTTGTCAATACGCGTTCATTGCCGCAACGGAAAAGGGCCGTTGAAGTTGACGGGATGATTGTGGAGCGGGCGACAGTAGGGAAAATATGAGGAAGAGTTGGAGTGATGAAATGATGGGTGCAGAATTCAAGTTCTTTTCCCCATTACTCCATAACTCCAGTACTCCAATTCTCCCAGCTCCTTACACTTATTTCAACACTACTTTTTCTGCAGGCATTGTGATGCCATCAATTGACGCACGCAACAGAAAAATCCCGTTCCGTCCGCCGGCATCGAGCATTACCATGCCTTTGCCATCCTGCTGAGTGCGGGTACGGCTGCAGATTTCTCTTCCATTCATATCAAAAAGAGAAACAGCAATGTCCGATTTTTCTTTTGCACTGCAGGAGAAATAAATGCGATTATCGACTGCATGCCAGGTATTGCCGGCATACCCGTGTGCAGTAGTAATCTTTTTGTCGGCTGATGTTGAGAGATGGCCGACAAGAAGGTCGGGATCTAAAACTACGTGTCTGACATAATCCGCATGGCGACCGCCATACGTCAGGTGGATCCGTCTATCGGGCCCCTGTTGTAATGCCGGTCACGCAGCCTCCGGATCGGCCGGATCCGCGTTCAACCCCGGCGGTGGACCGATATCCAGCTCAACCAGGATTTGCCACTCAGTGGCATTGAGATCCTGCGTTCCTGCAACAATGATATAGCCACGTCCACCGTGAGCACCGGCAGCTAGCTGCCACCCATACTGCTGGAGTGGACCGCCATATAAATCGACACTCAGGCCAAAGCCGCCGTTTTGAAGCGCTTTATCATTTTCAACATCGATGCGGCTCAACCCGGGATCCCAGGTGTTTCCTCCATCATGAGATCTGGCAATATAAAAACGATCACCCTGATCATATTTCCTCACAATAGCGGCAATTTCACCCCAGTTATTAGGATTGGGAACTAAAAAGCTATATACCATCCCGCAATAACGCTCATGCGGCGGATCATCACAGTCTGTCTGCGTAAATTCCCAGGTCCTGAACATATTGATTCCCCAGGGATCTCCACCGGGCTCAACGCCGGTATAGTTGTTCCCGGGAATAATGTACATCCCGCCATTGAATTCCTTGTCTGCGGATTTGAGCAGCGTATGGGTTGGATACCCTGCATTATTTGCATCCGGAGAAATCTCCAGCGGGGCTGCAGGCCAGGTACTGTGGATATCATCATACACATCCGAGGGAAACTCATACCGATCCGACCAGGTTTCGCCTTCATCGGTACTGGTTTTCACATAGCTCTTGCCGACATTATTGAACCCGTCAGCATAGAACATGAGCAAAGGAGCGCCGGGTTTTTTTGGCTGATACATGCAAATGTTTGCCCAGCTTCCGCTTCCGCCCCAGAAATCGGTTGGAACCTGCTCAATATTTGTCCACCGTTATTCGCTTTTGATATACTTGGCTCTGCAAAACTGCCCGGCTTCACCGGAATTATCCGGCTTGCACACCCAATACATCAAAACATCGCCATTACTCAATGTAACGGTATTGGTGTTGTGATTATACCCGAAATCATTATGAATCGTGTAGGCCTCAAGAATAGCATCGACACTTCTGCCGGCCGGTCCATGGGTATAATCGACTGCTGTGGCATTTTTTAATATGCCGGCGCACAAAAAAAACAGCAAAAGCTTCAGCATATGCCGCCTTTTTTGAGCTTGTGCAGCTCTCATATAACCTCCTTTTTGCATAAAAGTTTTAAAGATATAAAAACTATAGGGATTTCAGGACAATCCCTGCCTTACGCAATATAATGGAAGCACAAAACTGGAATGTCGATTATTTGATCTTTTTTGGGAGGGAAGATTATATATGTTATATATGTCAGATGATCATAAACTGATAATTAAGCAAAACTTCTTAATAAAGCATTTTTTGCTGCTTAATAACCTTACCGATATTCATACGCGCCGGCATCATATATTCCAGCAGTAGACCCTGAATATCCTGTAATATCATAATTGTAAGCAGGGGTCCCGCCGCCGAGATTATTGCTGCCATCAAGTGCCAGATAATCATTTGGGGTCCGGCTGAAAACAGGGACGCCTCCAGATGCGGTACGTTTGAAAAGCGGTTCTGTATCGCTTGTTGTGTTAATGCGGCCAAAGGTTAATGTTGGTAGATTAAGATTTGTGGTTCCATTTTTGATAACACAATTGAAAAGATACATATTCTCGAATGTGCTCTTTATAATTTGAGTCATGCCATCATTAGTTGGTGTTCGATCCAGCCAGAATATTGATTTCTCTATTCGCAGTAAAGTATCAGTATGCAGGTAACTGGGCCCTACATCAATGCAATATTCACCATTATTGTAAAATGTATTACGCTCTATAAGAAATTCTGCGGCAGTACCATATATTGCTGCAGCATAAAAATAATAGCTTTCATTGGGATTAATTTCCATGAAAACTGATGAAAACACGTGAACATAGTCGGCTTGAACTGCTCTGATCCAACCAGCCTGAACCGTATCACTGTAAAACACACAACGCTTTATGCTGGCTTTTGCCCCGGGTTTATAAATACGTATTCCATACTCTGTATTAATGTTTTTGAATGTACAGGCGTTAAGTTCAAGATATCCTGCGCTATCCATTATTACCCTTCGCACATATCCCGCTCCCTCAAAATTACAATCATCAAATATCATTGAGCTGTTCGGACGAGAAGTGATGTAATAATGCCCACCATCAACTTCAAAATTGCATTTTGACATTTTTAAATCGAAGTCGGTGTGTATATAAACAG
This window harbors:
- a CDS encoding GntR family transcriptional regulator; the protein is MNKTVSSPGIRRGVQFIVRSILDKRFVPGQPLPGIKEISSLAGISYATMAKAMADLQSRGIVTSMRGSRSLVLSGCESKCRLLLDDEETPPPAPADIHPLWYRIAEKIKEDVFNGVYSPGIPFPSIKELTARYDASYASLKKSLALLCTEKIIHPFKRTYVVPQLTSTQRDRHIVYLTTGDTQRRLHWSALYEEGYRMLEKECNNCRIGFQPLAYHADDGPPFFAPYQKDLEDIPDNEQIMGYLLSIIAPHTGLDSVLKKMGHIRKPIAILDVTGSLGRPSLLDKPNVRLFTAAVAPSAGIQVARYLLQLGHRRIAYLSPFHDSVWSPNRLQGLVQVYESAGIADAVVPVVLNNPSIVYPFYQKAALDKSSLSSLVDAYNKWKLKAPSYFARELDPVFNFQLPVRTIPYAEYRQQLHALFAQALKDPGITAWVAANDDVALAALDFLNRKNIAVPGRISLIGFDDTTEALQHHLTSYNFNIQTLMRLMLSYVVNTRSLPQRKRAVEVDGMIVERATVGKI